One window of the Asticcacaulis sp. SL142 genome contains the following:
- a CDS encoding Lrp/AsnC family transcriptional regulator, with protein MTDALKLDETDRKLLAMLREDSRHGISHLAKELDIPRTQVYTRLERFETDGIIAGYTVRLGAAFSKARMRAHVMIKCLPKFNAQVAVELAEISEISAIHAISGVYDVIVMVEAADSVELNDLLDRIGALEGVERTTTSVILATKLER; from the coding sequence ATGACCGACGCGCTGAAACTGGATGAGACGGACCGAAAGCTGCTGGCCATGCTGCGTGAAGATTCGCGCCACGGCATCTCGCATCTGGCCAAGGAACTCGATATCCCCCGCACTCAGGTCTATACGCGGCTGGAGCGCTTTGAAACCGACGGCATTATTGCCGGCTATACGGTCAGGTTAGGGGCGGCCTTTTCCAAGGCCCGCATGCGCGCCCATGTCATGATCAAATGCCTGCCGAAATTTAACGCTCAGGTGGCGGTCGAACTGGCTGAAATTTCAGAAATAAGCGCCATCCACGCCATCAGCGGCGTCTATGATGTCATCGTTATGGTTGAGGCGGCGGACAGTGTCGAACTGAATGATTTGCTGGACCGTATCGGCGCGTTGGAGGGGGTTGAGCGGACCACGACCTCGGTGATACTGGCGACCAAGCTGGAGCGATAA
- a CDS encoding dicarboxylate/amino acid:cation symporter: protein MKNKFALFVVASMVLGVGVGYYCNQYLGEADTATALETFKTITDIFLRLIKMIIAPLVLTTLVAGIGHMEDAAAVGRIGAKTMAWFLGASVVSLVMGILMVEWLQPGAEMAQMAAAAGEGLTAPTATTFSVSGFISHLVPSSIIDAMARNEILQIVVFAVFVGTAVSMLDNKAPQIMHLVEQMAEIMLKVTELVMKFAPFAIFASLAATVTKQGLPVLVTYAKFVGGFYLSLGMLWGLLFLLALLITGKVAFRLFGNIREATLLSFSTASSEAAYPKLLEALPKSGVPRKIVSFVLPLGYSFNLDGSMMYCTFATLFIMQAHGVQLSVQQIIAMLFLLLITSKGIAGVPRASLVVIMATLTYFGYPEAWIGLVLAVDHLLDMGRSATNVVGNTVASAVVAKWEGQLDKDEVPAPEKV, encoded by the coding sequence GTGAAAAACAAGTTTGCGCTGTTTGTGGTGGCGTCCATGGTTCTGGGCGTCGGGGTTGGTTATTACTGCAATCAGTATCTGGGCGAGGCCGATACCGCCACAGCGCTTGAGACCTTCAAGACCATCACCGACATTTTCCTGCGCCTGATCAAGATGATCATCGCCCCGTTAGTGCTGACGACGCTGGTGGCCGGGATTGGCCACATGGAAGACGCCGCCGCCGTCGGGCGCATCGGTGCCAAGACCATGGCCTGGTTCTTAGGGGCCTCAGTCGTGTCGCTGGTCATGGGGATACTCATGGTCGAATGGCTTCAGCCGGGGGCGGAAATGGCCCAGATGGCCGCCGCCGCCGGTGAGGGCCTGACAGCGCCTACGGCCACGACTTTCAGCGTTTCCGGCTTTATCTCTCATCTGGTGCCGTCGTCGATCATCGATGCCATGGCCAGGAACGAGATTTTGCAGATCGTGGTGTTTGCGGTCTTTGTCGGCACGGCGGTCAGCATGCTCGACAACAAGGCCCCGCAGATCATGCATCTGGTTGAGCAGATGGCCGAGATTATGCTGAAAGTGACCGAACTGGTCATGAAGTTTGCCCCGTTTGCGATTTTTGCGTCCCTTGCCGCGACCGTGACGAAACAGGGCCTGCCGGTGCTTGTCACCTATGCCAAGTTTGTCGGCGGGTTCTACCTGTCGCTGGGGATGTTGTGGGGCTTGCTGTTCCTGCTGGCGCTGCTGATCACCGGTAAGGTCGCGTTCCGGCTGTTTGGCAATATCCGCGAAGCCACCCTGTTGTCGTTTTCAACGGCATCAAGTGAGGCAGCATATCCTAAGTTGCTGGAAGCCCTGCCGAAATCAGGTGTGCCGCGCAAGATCGTCTCGTTCGTCCTGCCGCTGGGTTATTCGTTTAACCTCGACGGTTCGATGATGTATTGCACCTTTGCGACCCTTTTCATCATGCAGGCCCACGGCGTGCAGTTGTCGGTGCAGCAGATCATCGCCATGCTGTTTTTGTTGCTGATAACGTCCAAAGGTATCGCCGGTGTGCCGCGCGCGTCATTGGTGGTCATCATGGCGACCCTGACCTATTTCGGCTATCCCGAAGCGTGGATCGGGTTGGTGCTGGCGGTCGATCACCTGCTTGATATGGGCCGTTCCGCCACCAATGTCGTCGGCAATACGGTCGCCTCCGCCGTTGTGGCTAAATGGGAAGGGCAGCTTGATAAGGACGAGGTGCCGGCGCCTGAGAAGGTTTAG
- a CDS encoding thiamine pyrophosphate-binding protein, protein MKNAPHPSPLPAGGERERMRTGGQILVDQLKINGVERITCVPGESYLAALDAMYDADIDVLICRNEGGAAMMAEAYGKLTGKPGICFVTRGPGATNAAHGVHIAQHDGTPMILFVGQVERAFLGRGAFQELDYVRAFEGIAKWVVEISDPRRIPEMVARAFREALQGRPGPVVVSLPEDILTEMAEVADAPPVEPVDAAPSVADMQAFADLLDGAENPLIILGGSRWTVEGCAAVAEFARAFDVPVATEFRRTSLFPAHHPGYAGDLGFGQNPKLSQRIKDADLLILLGARMAEVPSNGYTLIDAPKPRQKLVHVFPDAAEIGRVYQPTLGIVSAPDQFAKALTALGPSLDHQGGGRAAVAHADWQGWTTTPAQIPGAFQYGEVMVWLRENLPPETVITNGAGNYAIWVHRYWRHDKPFTQVAPTSGSVGYSVPAGIMAKRQCPDVPVVTFAGDGCFLMNGNEFATAVQYDIPVIIIVIDNGMWGTIRMHQEREYPHRPIGTDLKNPDFAAYARAFGGHGEAVRTTAEFAPAFKRAQASGKPAIIHCFIDPQAITPAKTLQQVSEGG, encoded by the coding sequence ACCCCAGCCCTCTCCCCGCAGGCGGGGAGAGGGAGCGTATGCGTACCGGCGGACAAATCTTGGTTGATCAGTTGAAGATCAACGGCGTGGAGCGCATCACCTGCGTGCCGGGGGAATCCTATCTGGCCGCCCTTGATGCCATGTACGATGCTGATATCGACGTGCTGATCTGCCGCAACGAAGGCGGGGCGGCGATGATGGCCGAAGCCTATGGCAAGCTTACGGGTAAGCCCGGCATCTGTTTTGTGACGCGTGGGCCCGGGGCGACCAATGCCGCCCACGGCGTCCATATTGCGCAGCATGATGGCACGCCGATGATCCTGTTTGTCGGGCAGGTCGAGCGCGCCTTTCTAGGGCGCGGGGCGTTTCAGGAGTTGGACTATGTGCGCGCTTTTGAAGGTATCGCCAAATGGGTCGTGGAGATTTCCGATCCCAGGCGCATCCCGGAAATGGTCGCCCGTGCCTTTCGCGAGGCCCTGCAGGGCCGTCCGGGGCCGGTGGTAGTGTCCTTGCCCGAAGACATTCTGACCGAAATGGCCGAGGTGGCGGATGCCCCGCCTGTTGAGCCGGTGGATGCCGCGCCATCGGTCGCGGATATGCAGGCCTTTGCCGATCTGTTGGACGGTGCGGAAAATCCGCTGATCATCCTGGGCGGATCGCGCTGGACGGTCGAAGGGTGTGCTGCGGTGGCTGAGTTTGCGAGAGCTTTTGATGTGCCGGTGGCGACCGAGTTTCGCCGCACGTCGCTATTTCCGGCTCACCATCCTGGCTATGCCGGTGATCTGGGCTTTGGGCAAAATCCGAAGCTGTCGCAACGGATCAAGGACGCAGACCTGCTGATCCTGCTGGGCGCGCGGATGGCCGAGGTGCCGTCCAATGGTTATACCCTGATCGATGCGCCCAAACCCCGTCAAAAACTGGTGCATGTTTTCCCCGATGCCGCAGAGATTGGGCGGGTTTATCAGCCGACACTTGGCATCGTCAGCGCGCCGGATCAGTTTGCGAAAGCCTTGACCGCGTTAGGCCCCTCACTGGATCATCAGGGCGGGGGAAGGGCGGCGGTTGCCCATGCCGATTGGCAGGGCTGGACCACGACACCCGCTCAGATCCCCGGTGCGTTTCAGTATGGTGAGGTCATGGTCTGGCTGCGGGAAAACCTGCCGCCGGAGACGGTCATCACCAATGGCGCGGGTAACTATGCGATCTGGGTGCATCGCTATTGGAGGCATGACAAACCGTTCACGCAGGTTGCCCCCACATCAGGCAGTGTTGGCTATTCGGTGCCCGCGGGCATTATGGCCAAGCGCCAGTGCCCGGATGTGCCGGTAGTGACCTTTGCCGGTGACGGCTGCTTTCTGATGAACGGCAATGAATTCGCAACGGCCGTGCAATACGATATCCCCGTCATTATCATCGTCATAGACAATGGCATGTGGGGCACCATCCGCATGCATCAGGAGCGGGAATATCCGCACCGGCCGATCGGGACAGACCTGAAAAACCCGGACTTCGCGGCCTATGCCCGCGCCTTTGGCGGCCATGGTGAAGCCGTGCGCACGACGGCAGAGTTCGCTCCGGCCTTTAAGCGGGCGCAGGCGTCCGGAAAACCGGCCATCATTCACTGTTTCATCGATCCGCAGGCCATTACACCGGCTAAGACCTTGCAACAGGTTTCCGAAGGAGGTTAA